The nucleotide window TCGCTTACTTCAACGCCACGATACTTCAACTGCTGGGAGATCAAATTATTCCAGCACAAAATCGGCATCTCAGCCTGGGCCAACTGAAAGAGATCAGCGCGAAACAACGCGTATTGGTCGCTGCGCCGCCAGACAGTGCGTTGGATCGACGCGTATTTCTCGAGCGAATCAGACACAAGTGGATCGGCAACACCATCGTCGGCTCCGCTGACCTGCAGCAATACATTGTCGAGGTGCTGAAATACCCGCCAGGTACATGGGCACCATGGTCGCTTTCCGCCACCAGCTACAGTGTGCTCGGCGGGCCAGTCGACATTCACACAGAGCTCGATAAATGGTTTGACCCTCAAAACAGCGACTGGGCGATAAAGTGCAACATCATCAACGTCGACTTTATTGAAGAGAGCAAAATTGTTTCCTGCTGCCGAACCGTCAACTTGAAAAAAGCCAGCCAGAAAATCAACTAGCCATCGCAATATCAGGTGGCCATATTTGTGGATATATTTCCATGGCTGGCAATGCTGCCGTGCACTTCTATGCTGGGTCATGAAACGGATGGGGCATGCAGCCACATCCACCCCGTGAATTTCTTCGGCCCACGGATGGGGCGAAGTCAGCGACAAGGAACTGTCATGACCCGCAGCACTGCAATCACGTTCGACAAGCAGAAGTGGATGAGCAACGTACCGGATATCGACCGGTTGAAGCTGACCGATATCGTCTGGCCCGGCACGCACAATGCCGGCATGGACAAAAGAGCCCCCAACCATGAGGTGGTGATCGGCAATTGGACGA belongs to Pseudomonas sp. B21-015 and includes:
- a CDS encoding phospholipase, producing the protein MNNDKPDHFSPHNWMTVTPAIDNLSLLELTLPGTHNAGSDWKASYPLLSPPRHWLACQHDSFNAQLRHGSRALDVRLIWEPKAVGLGKFRVHHNGHRNSRTLGELITDIKAFLGQNPDEFIIVDFHELQGDSFDFAYFNATILQLLGDQIIPAQNRHLSLGQLKEISAKQRVLVAAPPDSALDRRVFLERIRHKWIGNTIVGSADLQQYIVEVLKYPPGTWAPWSLSATSYSVLGGPVDIHTELDKWFDPQNSDWAIKCNIINVDFIEESKIVSCCRTVNLKKASQKIN